AAGATTTTCGATTGAGATATTTTCATCACCATTAAAAACTATTATTTCATGCGCTTCCCTCAAAGAAACTGCTGCCTGATGATATTTTTTGATCTTGCTGAAAGCTAGTGCGCGATTGAGCTTTAATGTTCCAAGCAATTCGGGATAATCGGAATTTTCCAGTTCTAACATCGCTTTTTCTGACATAGTAATTGCTTCGCGTATGTTACCAGTTTTCGTGAGGAGGTTTATAATATTATTGTAAAATATCCCATTATATAACTTGTTGCTACTATTTTTTGATATATCTAAACCTTTCCTGTATTCTAGCTCGGCTTCATTTTTCCTATCTTGAGTTTCAAGGATATAACCAATATTATTAATTATTGATAATTCAAGGTTTATAGAATTCGAAGACCTGTCTGATAGCAATAGGTTTTTTTGTGCATCATGAAGGTAATTTAGAGCCTCTAAGAAATGACCCGAAGATATATTTACTATGGCTATATTTGAGTAGATTCCTGCCGCGCCCGTTAGATCTGAAAGATGGATTCTGATCTGAGCTGCTTGTTCTAAATATTGAATAGCCTGACCGCTTTGGAGTTTTGAAAAGCACACTTGGGCAAGCTGAACGAGTATATCGCTTTGGACCTGCTCATTTCCTTTGGATGCGTAATTATCATAGGCTATTCTAAAATATCTTAATGAATCATCTAAAGAGCCCAGTAGTTTTGACGCTAATCCTAAAGCGTAATTTGTGTCACTATCAGTAATTTCTGAACCACTGGCATTGCGCTGAATAATGCTATGCGCAAGATCTAAATCGCCCGCTTTGAGGGCGATAATATCGTTTTTGCCTGCTTGAGATGGGTTTGGCATGATCTGGTGAGATGATACGGGTCGAAACCTTGTGAAAATATTACAGAGTAAGTTGGGTGTAGGGTGAGCGTTTTCTGCTCACCCTACACCCAACTGAAGCGGCTGTTCAATTCCCTCCTAGTAGTTTTTGAATATTAATCCGTCCGTATCCCAATTTGTCTTCAAATAGCTCGTTTCCTTCAATATTACTGATGTTATCAGCCGAATTCAATACTAATTTGATAGTTTCCTCGGCTTTCTCTTCACGTCCTAGGCTTAAAGCTAAAGCGGCGGCTACTACTGGGGTACTCATTGACGTTCCGTTAAGAATGGCGACATGATTTCCTGGAAGCACGCTTTGTACATTTTCGCCAGGGGCCATGATGCCCATGCTTTCCCCATATGATGAAAATTTGCTTTTTGAATCTGTTTTACTTACGCTGCCTACGGCAATATTAAATTTACTATCTTTAAATTGCTGAGCAGGGAAATCCAACCCATCCTTATTGGAATTTCCCGCTGCGGCCGCAATAACCACTTTCCTGCTGTTTGCGTAAGCTATAGCTAGAGTTAATGCGTCTGAATTGTTTGCAGTTCCAAGACTTAAGTTGATGACCGTTGCGCCATTATCTGTAGCCCACACTATTGCTGAGGCCACATCTAAAATATCCCCAATTCCATCGCTATTTAATACGCGAATGGGCATTATTTTTGCTTGGGGAGCAATCTGGGTGACTATTCCTGATACGAAGGTTCCATGACCATAAGCGCCTTGCCCTAATGTGCCTTCTTCTTGGGGTACTGTGTCATTTTCGGAAAAATCGAACCATGATACAGGGCTTGTTAGCCTGTTAGCAAAAATAGGATGACTAGTGTCAATGCCTGAGTCAATGACTGCAATAACTTGACCTGCGCCATTATATGAATTCTGCTCCGCGTATTGTAAACCAATCTGGGCCCAACTCTGTACATTATCTGGAAGGCCTTGGCTAAAGCTGTCATTCCAGGCGTACGCTCTACCGCTACTCCAAACATTCTCACTCTTTGCATCTGGTTCAATGCTCACTAAATCTTTGTTCTTCTCAATGCTGTGTTGTTTGCCGCCTTGTACGGTGAGGGGTTGGCGGGTGGGGTTGGCGATGATGGCGAAGGTGTGGGTGCGCAGGGCGATGGTGCCGCCGTACTGCTGTTCGAGGGTGGCGTTGCTGGTGGCGGTGGTGGTGGGGATGGTAATGATGCTGTCGGGGCGGGCCGTCTGGGTGGCTTGTGGGGTGGGTGTGGTGGCGCAGGAGGCGAGGAGCAGGGTGGTGAGGGCCGTGATGAGTGGTTTCTGCATGGGCGTCTCCTGGGAATGGCGTGAGGTTGGGACGGTGCTGCCACTGGTGGGGTGGTTGGGCTGTGGCTGTGGGTGAAGTTTAGCGGGTCGGAGTAGGTTCATCCGCTGTTCATGAGTAGGTCTTTCTGACATTTTTCTTTTTTAAGCGTCGAATGATGTAACTTAATGAGGTACACATAGCGCCGGGTGTTGATTTTTTCACTTTGACCAGTAAAAAGTTCCTAAGGTGCTAACCAATTCGGCCTGGGTCAGGTGACCTGAGTTCCTCCCTTGCCAGGGGCCGGTTGGGGTGGTGGCCGGATCAGGTCGGCCCTGCCAGTTCCAGTCCGGTTTCGTCGGATGAGCGGGTGTGGGCAGCTCTGCCAGGGGAGGTGCACAGGCGCGTGAATTCAATCCGGTTCTTTCCGGCTGTCTTGGCCCGGTACAGCGCGCGGTCGGCGTCTTGCAGGGCGTCCTGCCACGGCTGGCCGGGTTCGACCCACGTGGCGCCCACGCTGAGGGTGATGGGCCGGGGCAGCAGGCCGCTGGCCCGCTGGTGCGTGTGGTCGGTCAGGTGGCGCAGTTCAAGCCGGGCCCGCTCGCACGGAAGATCCAGGACGATCAGGAACTCCTCGCCGCCCCAGCGGGCCGCGAAATCGGCGCGGCGCAGGCCGTCGGCCAGGGCGCGCAGGACCCGGTCACCTTCCGGGTGCCCGAACTGATCGTTCAGGGCCTTGAAGTCGTCCACGTCGGCCAGGGCCAGCAGGTACCCGCGGTCACTGCCGCTCAGGGCGTTCAGGCTGTGCTCCCCGCCCCGGCGGTTGAGCAGGCCGGTCAGGGCGTCCGTGACGGCCAGGGACTGCAGGGTGTCGCGGTCACTGCTGGCCTGCGCGTACCCGATCCGGAACCGGAACAGCGCGGCCATCAGCAGCAGCAGCGTGCCCAGTGCCAGCTGCGTGGCCAGGGTGTTCAGCCAGCGGCCGTCATTGGCCAGGTCGTTCCAGAGCATCAGGCCCGTGTGGCTCAGGTAGACGCTCGTCACGAACGCCGTGGCGGCGCGGCTGCCCAGCGTCAGGAATCCCATGACGGCGCACATCAGCAGCCCGGTCAGCAGCTGCCCCTCGGCTCCCGGGGGAACGTGACCCAGGTACAGCAGGTCGAACGGCAGGCGGCTCATGGCGGTGAGCGTGATGACCACCAGCGCCATCTTTTCCAGGCTGACCACGGTGCGCCGCTGCACGGACACGATGCCCATGGCCACCGCGCAGAACAGGGCGATCAGCGGCTGCGTGACCAGAAAGTAGAGGCGTTCCGGGAAGTCACTGAACAGCGCCTGCGTGGTCAGCAGACCGGTGGTGAGCAGACCGAACGCGCAGGCCCACAGGTAGTAGGTGCGGTGCGTGCGTTCGGTGGAGCTCTCCATACCGGTCAGCGTAAGGGGTACGTCTGCACAGGACTCTCACGGCCTGAACAGTGAAGGCCCCTGAAGGTGTCCGCGTCCGCGCTGGTGGGGCGTGGGGGCAGGACAATCGGCCCGGCGGGCACAGTATCCTCGGGGCATGAGGCGGCGGTCGCTGGGCGGGCACCTTCAGCGGACGCTGCTGACGGTGTTGACGCTGTGCGCGTCCCTGCTGTACCTGACTCGGGTCGAGACGCCGGCCCCGCCGGTCAGCGCGGGTGGCCATCAGGGTCACATGGGCCAGGGTCACGTGGGCGGGCCGGCGGCAGGGACGCCCACAACGCCCGGGCGGCCCGAACAGTCACACGCACCGGGTGGCCACGGGACAGGCGGACATGGGGCGCACTGCCCGTTCTGTTTCACCGGCGGGTTCGCCCTCGAGCCGGGCCTGCCGCTGGGCATCCGCGTGCAGCCACGCGAGGCTCAGGTTCTGATCTGGCGGTCTGCGCCGGCGCGGTGGCGGACGGTGCGCCACGCGGATCCCCGGGCTCCACCGCGTGCCCGTCGCCGGTCACATTTCGCCGCGCCGGCCAGTTCCGGCCGCGCTCCGGGCCGCATTACCGGCTGACACTGGCCGGCACCAATGTTCATGCGTGTGGCGCTGTCCACTCTGATACGGCTTCCGTCTGCTGCATTCACGAACACGCAACGCGCTTTGCTTCTCTGCGCTCTGCTTCGCAGCTCTACGAGTCCGCTCGGATTGCAAGGGTTGTAAAACATTCCAACCGGAATCCGTATGGGTGATGCGTCGCTCAGGCCCCTGCCGTGTGATGGCCGGGCGTGCCTGACCGCCACTGTTCTTTACCCGTCGCTTGTCGCTTTCTCTGCCGTGCCCGGCCTCACCGCGCGTGATCGCGGGGGCCCCGTGTGCCCCGCGGGCGCTGCTGGCACGGCCAATTCTGGAGTCATCATGAACCACACAGTCAAGACCACCCTCGTTCCTTCCTTCTTCGTTTCTCTTGCTGCCGCCCTGCTGATCTCCGTGGCGGGGGCGCACGCTACCGTGCGCACCGAGGGCGGCCTGTCCGAGAGCAAGGTGGGTGTCAGCGAGACGTACCGCCTGAACGTGCCGACCGAGAAGGAGATCGCGACCACTCAGATCCGCCTCGTCGTGCCGGCCGGCGTGGCCGTCAGCCGCTTTCAGGTCACGCCGGGCTTCACCCGCACCGTCACGAGGAACGCGGACGGACTGGTGACCGAGGTGGTCTGGAAAGGCCGAGTAGCCCCCATGGAGTACGCGCGGTTCTTCTTCCAGGCGCGCAACCCGGCACAGGGGGGCGAACTGACCTGGAAGATCTACCAGACGTACAGTGACGGGAGCGTCGTCGCGTGGGATGACGCGGACCCCGCTAAAGGTCCCGCCAGCAAAACCACCGTCAAGTAAGCCCGGGTCCAGGTAAGCCCAGGCCTCCGGTGACCGCTGGGTTCCCGGTGCGCCTGGGAGATGGATCTGGGTGATAGATACGCTGCGTTCCCGGCCGCCTCACCTCCGGCCTTCTTTGCGGTCTTTTTCGCTTTTCTCTCTTTCGCGCGGCCGGGCTCTGTCCTGCTGAGGTCCGGCTGCGCTGCCCTGCGAGGTTGTTCATGACACCCAATTCCCAAGTTTCGTGGCGTGCGGCTCTGATCCTGCTGGCGACCCTGAGTTCGTCGGCACTGGCGCACACCGAGGTCACGTCGGTCACGCCTGCCAGCCGGTCCGTGGTCGCCGCGCCGCGCACCGTGACGCTGACGTTCAGTGAACCGGTCGAACTGCGGTTCTCCACTTTCCGCGTGATGGCCGTTCCCGCCGGGAAGACCCCTTCGGTCGCGGCGGCCCTGGCCCTGGACGCGAAGGCCGACCCGGCCCGACTGGCGAGCCTGCCGCTCACCGGAGGTGCGTCCCTGGCCGCGCGAGTCAGTCTGCCCCTGAAACCCGGCCTGAAAGCCGGGCCGTACGTGATCGCCTGGAAGATCCTCTCGGAGGACGGCCACCCGGTCACCGGGTACAGCACCTTCCGGCTGAAATGACCATCCTGGCCGCCGCGCTGACGTACCTGGGCCTGACGCTGCTGCTGGGCGGCGCGCTGACCCGGCATGTCCTGACGCCCGGCACGCCCCGGCTGCGGGTCCTGACCGCCGGGTTCGCGCTGATGCTGCTCGGCTGGGGCGCGCAGGTGGCCCTGACCTTCAGCGCGCTGGGCATCGGATTGATCGGCGCGGCCGCCCCCGCCGACCTGCTGGCCTTCATGACCGGGACTGGTGTCGGGCGGGCCATGCTGCTGGGCGCGGTGGGGGGCGCGCTGCTCCTGGCGCTGGAACTGTCAGCGCCCGACCTCCGGCGCGTGCCCGGCGCGGGGCCGTGCCTGCTGCTGCCGTGCCTGCTGCTGGCCGCCGCGCTGCTGACCCTGTGGGGCGTGGCGGGTGTCGGTCACGGCGCGGGGCACGGTCCCCTGATCCGCGCGCTGCACCTGCTGCACGGCGCGGCCATGGTCACCTGGGTGGGCGGCGTGCTGGCCCTGACCCTGGTGCGCCCGCTGACGCCCGCGCACGCCGCGCGCTTCACGCCGCTGGCGGCCGGCAGCGTGGGCGTGCTGGCCGTCACGGGCGTCCTGCTGGCCGGGCAGCACCTCGCCACGCCGCAGCAGTGGCTCGGCAGTCCCTACGGTCAGGTGCTGCTGGTCAAGTTGATGCTGGTCGCGCTGGCGCTGGGCGCGGCAGGACTGGTCCGCCGGGCGGTCGCGCGCCGCGCCGCCGTGCGGACCCTGATCGCACGCGAACTGCTGCTGCTCCTGGCGGTGCTGGGCGTCACAGGTGCGCTCACCGGCCAGAGCCCTCCGCATGGTCACGGGGACGCTGCCCGGCACGCGCCTGCCCGCCCCTGACCGGCCCGATGTTGCCGGCGGCCCCTCCCTTCTGGGCGGCGGACGCCGGCCGCTCTCATCTGAGGGCCTTCCCGTGAGAGCGCTTCCTCATCCGGTGGCCCCGCACATGAGTGTTCGGGGGCCCGCTTACATTAGGTCACTCTCATTGTACGGCGGCGTACCGATGCAAATGGGGTCGCGCTTCTAACCTGACTGCGTTGCGGAACAACTTCTTCACCGCACGTCGATGAATCTGGCGCGACGTCCTTGCCTGCGCCTCAGCGTCTACGTTCTGTGCCCATGTCAGGGTACAGCTCCCTCTGTTTTACCCAGTTTGGGGCAGTGTCATCTTTACCCGGAGGTTCACCATGAAAAAGCATCTTCTTCTTTCCGCCCTGGCCCTGAGCAGCGTCGCGTTCGCCGGTGGCGGCAGCATGGTCCCCTCCAGCAATACCATCGCGGGCATCGTGGCCAACGATCCCAACTTCAGCACGCTGCTGGCCGCCGTGCAGGCAGCGGGCCTGACGGAAACCCTGAACGGCACCGGTCCCTTCACGGTCTTCGCGCCCACCAACGCCGCCTTCGCCAAGATCCCCAAGGCCGACCTGGACGCGCTGCTGAACAACCCCGAGCAGCTCAAGGCCGTGCTGCTGTACCACGTGGTGTCCGGTAAGGTCACGGCCGCGCAGGTCATGACCATGAGCAGCGCCACCACCGTGAACGGCGCGGACGTGACCGTCTCGACCAGCGGCGGGAAGGTCATGATCAACGACTCCACCGTCACCAAGGCCAACGTGATGGCCCGCAACGGCGTGATCCACGTGATCGACACCGTCCTGATGCCCTGATCCAGACTCCGATTGAACCACCGTTCCCCACCGAGGCGCACCTGGAGGCTCACTCCGGCGTGCGCCTCGGTTCACTGTTCCGTTCTGCCTGACCCGCCCCACTGACCCGGAGGTTGCCCCCTTGCCGACCCTGCCCGACCGCCTGTCCCGTTCCGCCCGGCCCCCTGTCCGCCCGGCCCATACGCTGCCCGCGCTCCTTCTGCTGCTGCTGTGCCTGACCGCCGGGACCGTGGCGTCGGCCGCCGCTCCGGCGGGTGGGGGCACGCTGCCTGTGCGCTGGAGTGTCCCGGAGCCCCGCCTGACTGGCGAGCGTCTGGAACGGCCCCTGCTGCACCGGTCGGACTCGTTGACGCTCAGTCGAGCCGCTCTGGACGCTGCCCGGCGCGGTTCGCTGGAAGGCCTACGCCCGCAGCTCAGCGCCCTGTACCGGCGGGTGGAGGCGAGAACCCCGCGCGACGTGCGGTTCACGGCGGTGGGCGGGCAGTGGCAGGCGCAGGCCCGGACCGGCTGGCAGGTGGACCGTGAGGCCAGCGAGCGGGCGCTGCTGAACGTCCTGCGCGCCGGGGACAACGGGGCCGCGTGGCCCCTGACGGTGAAGTTGCAGGCTCCGGCGCGCAGTGTCGCGTGGGCGCAGCGGCAGCAGATGACGCTGCTGGCGACCGGCACGTCGGGATTCGCGGGCAGTCCGTCCTTCCGGGTGCAGAACATCCGGGTGGGGGCCAGCCGCGTGCACGGCGTGTGGGTCGAGCCCGGCGCGGAACTGAACTTCAACGCGCTGATCGGGCCGGTCAGTGCCGCCCGGGGGTTCGCGCCCGGGTACGTCATCTCGGGCGGGTCGCTGAGCGTCGAGGATGGCGGCGGTCTGTGTCAGGTGAGTACCACGGTGTTCCGCGCGGCGTTCCGGGCGGGCCTGCCCATCACTGAGCGGCACGCGCACTCGTATCAGGTGGGGTATTACGGCCAGCCGGGCGTGGACGCCGCCGTGTACGCCCCCTCGAAGAACCTGCGCTGGCGGAACGACACGCCGGGGCCGCTGCTGGTGCAGGCGCAGTGGGACCTGACGGGCGAGCGGCTGATGGTGCACCTGTTCGGTCAGGACGATGGCCGCCGGGTCAGCATCAGCGCTCCGGCCGTCCGGGACGCGCGGCCCGCGCCGGAACCGACCTTCCTGCCGGACGCCGCACTGAAACCCGGCGAGGCGAAACGCATCGACATGCCCTCGGCGGGCGCGCAGGTCCGCGTGACCCGGCAGGTGAAACTGCCGGGCGGTCAGGTGCGGCGCGACGAGGTGAACAGCCGCTACCGCGCCTGGGGCGGCGTGTTCGCCGTGCCGCCCGGTGACGAACGCCTCAACTGACGGCGGCCGGTTGCCTCTGGCCGCGCCGGGTCAGGCGGGTTCTGCTGCGGCGTCTTGCGGTGCGGTTCCGTCCTGCACGCCCAGCGTGCGCGCCAGTTGCTGCGCCAGTTCGAAGGAACGCGGGTCCGCGAAGCCCGCCTCGGTCTGCGTGAGCGGAAAGTCCCGCAGGCTGGCGCGGCGGATCTGGGCCGGGCCGATGAACGGCAGGTTCGCGTTCTGACACACCCGGAAGATGGCGAGGCGCAGGTCGTCCTGCGTGCGGTACGGGAAGACGTGCGCGTCGTCCTGCACGTGCAGCGGACCGCCCTGCG
The DNA window shown above is from Deinococcus aquaticus and carries:
- a CDS encoding S8 family peptidase, producing the protein MQKPLITALTTLLLASCATTPTPQATQTARPDSIITIPTTTATSNATLEQQYGGTIALRTHTFAIIANPTRQPLTVQGGKQHSIEKNKDLVSIEPDAKSENVWSSGRAYAWNDSFSQGLPDNVQSWAQIGLQYAEQNSYNGAGQVIAVIDSGIDTSHPIFANRLTSPVSWFDFSENDTVPQEEGTLGQGAYGHGTFVSGIVTQIAPQAKIMPIRVLNSDGIGDILDVASAIVWATDNGATVINLSLGTANNSDALTLAIAYANSRKVVIAAAAGNSNKDGLDFPAQQFKDSKFNIAVGSVSKTDSKSKFSSYGESMGIMAPGENVQSVLPGNHVAILNGTSMSTPVVAAALALSLGREEKAEETIKLVLNSADNISNIEGNELFEDKLGYGRINIQKLLGGN
- a CDS encoding diguanylate cyclase, with amino-acid sequence MESSTERTHRTYYLWACAFGLLTTGLLTTQALFSDFPERLYFLVTQPLIALFCAVAMGIVSVQRRTVVSLEKMALVVITLTAMSRLPFDLLYLGHVPPGAEGQLLTGLLMCAVMGFLTLGSRAATAFVTSVYLSHTGLMLWNDLANDGRWLNTLATQLALGTLLLLMAALFRFRIGYAQASSDRDTLQSLAVTDALTGLLNRRGGEHSLNALSGSDRGYLLALADVDDFKALNDQFGHPEGDRVLRALADGLRRADFAARWGGEEFLIVLDLPCERARLELRHLTDHTHQRASGLLPRPITLSVGATWVEPGQPWQDALQDADRALYRAKTAGKNRIEFTRLCTSPGRAAHTRSSDETGLELAGPT
- a CDS encoding DUF2946 family protein codes for the protein MRRRSLGGHLQRTLLTVLTLCASLLYLTRVETPAPPVSAGGHQGHMGQGHVGGPAAGTPTTPGRPEQSHAPGGHGTGGHGAHCPFCFTGGFALEPGLPLGIRVQPREAQVLIWRSAPARWRTVRHADPRAPPRARRRSHFAAPASSGRAPGRITG
- a CDS encoding DUF1775 domain-containing protein is translated as MNHTVKTTLVPSFFVSLAAALLISVAGAHATVRTEGGLSESKVGVSETYRLNVPTEKEIATTQIRLVVPAGVAVSRFQVTPGFTRTVTRNADGLVTEVVWKGRVAPMEYARFFFQARNPAQGGELTWKIYQTYSDGSVVAWDDADPAKGPASKTTVK
- a CDS encoding copper resistance CopC family protein — encoded protein: MTPNSQVSWRAALILLATLSSSALAHTEVTSVTPASRSVVAAPRTVTLTFSEPVELRFSTFRVMAVPAGKTPSVAAALALDAKADPARLASLPLTGGASLAARVSLPLKPGLKAGPYVIAWKILSEDGHPVTGYSTFRLK
- a CDS encoding CopD family protein, with amino-acid sequence MTILAAALTYLGLTLLLGGALTRHVLTPGTPRLRVLTAGFALMLLGWGAQVALTFSALGIGLIGAAAPADLLAFMTGTGVGRAMLLGAVGGALLLALELSAPDLRRVPGAGPCLLLPCLLLAAALLTLWGVAGVGHGAGHGPLIRALHLLHGAAMVTWVGGVLALTLVRPLTPAHAARFTPLAAGSVGVLAVTGVLLAGQHLATPQQWLGSPYGQVLLVKLMLVALALGAAGLVRRAVARRAAVRTLIARELLLLLAVLGVTGALTGQSPPHGHGDAARHAPARP
- a CDS encoding fasciclin domain-containing protein; the encoded protein is MKKHLLLSALALSSVAFAGGGSMVPSSNTIAGIVANDPNFSTLLAAVQAAGLTETLNGTGPFTVFAPTNAAFAKIPKADLDALLNNPEQLKAVLLYHVVSGKVTAAQVMTMSSATTVNGADVTVSTSGGKVMINDSTVTKANVMARNGVIHVIDTVLMP
- a CDS encoding VanW family protein — its product is MPTLPDRLSRSARPPVRPAHTLPALLLLLLCLTAGTVASAAAPAGGGTLPVRWSVPEPRLTGERLERPLLHRSDSLTLSRAALDAARRGSLEGLRPQLSALYRRVEARTPRDVRFTAVGGQWQAQARTGWQVDREASERALLNVLRAGDNGAAWPLTVKLQAPARSVAWAQRQQMTLLATGTSGFAGSPSFRVQNIRVGASRVHGVWVEPGAELNFNALIGPVSAARGFAPGYVISGGSLSVEDGGGLCQVSTTVFRAAFRAGLPITERHAHSYQVGYYGQPGVDAAVYAPSKNLRWRNDTPGPLLVQAQWDLTGERLMVHLFGQDDGRRVSISAPAVRDARPAPEPTFLPDAALKPGEAKRIDMPSAGAQVRVTRQVKLPGGQVRRDEVNSRYRAWGGVFAVPPGDERLN